Part of the Micropterus dolomieu isolate WLL.071019.BEF.003 ecotype Adirondacks linkage group LG22, ASM2129224v1, whole genome shotgun sequence genome is shown below.
tcaatgatggcggtgtagaagtgcaccatcattggctgtgtccgaaatccccGCTCATTCACTatatagtggactatatagtgagctcgccattttgtagagctgtccgaatgtatagtgagagttattataccctatatagtccacttaatgtatcccagaatgcattttgaaaagtagtgtacaaccgatggtcactaaccaagccctacataccatcatgcattgcgctattagaaaaaactgattgtccgacggcaatgacgtaattaatgagggagatgatggtgctcaggaagcggaaggagtccacagtggtgactggggagtcacacaggatgatgggggagggtggggctgggctcttcctgaagtccacgaccatctccacggtcttcagagcgttgagctccagactgttctggctgcaccaggtcaccagatggttgatctcccacctgtacgcagactcatccccaccagagatgagcccaatgagggtggtgtcatccgcaaacttcaggagcttgacagactggtgactggaggtgcagctgttggtgagaagagcagaggggaaagaatgcagccttgaggggatccggtgctgatggtcctggagacatgttttcccatcttgacatgctgcttcctgtctgtcaggatgtctgtgatccacctgcaggtggagtcaggcacgttcagctgggagagcttgtcctgtaGCAGGgctgatggtgttgaaagcagagctgaaatccacaaacaggatcctggcgtaggttcctgggagtccaggtgctgatAGTAAATTTTGCacttcctttggaaatcaaggtcccagagtctggaggaagagaggagaggcacagaatccacgttgcttgaagtccagtgtttccacagtcagtgatggtttgggtgccatgtcatctgctggtgttggtccactgtgttttctgaggtccaaggtcaacgcagccgtctaccaggaagttttagagcacttcatgcttcctgctgctgaccagctttatggagatgcagatttcattttgaatgaggacttggcacctgcacacagtgccaaagctaccagtacctggtttaaggaccatggtatccctgttcttaattggccagcaaactggcctgacctcaaccctatagaaaatctatggggtattgtgaagaggaagatgcaatacgccagacccaacaatgcagaagagctgaaggccactatcagagcaacctgggctctcataacacctgagcagtgccacagactgatggactccatgccacgccgcattgctgcagtaattcaggcaaaaggagccccaactaagtattgagtgctgtacatgctcatacttttcatgttcatacttttcagttggccaacatttctaaaaatcctttttttggaTTGGTCTtaataatattctaattttcggagatactgaatttgggattcaTTAGttgtgtagtgaacaacgatgtggatttgtgcattttacattgaataaatttggagctaccctaaattcctttctcctcctcagagaagaaggggaggggtcaaagttgctttctctaagtgctatcccgaccataaaactggcacctttttgattccgaagctgataacgcggggcctgactgttaaactgacaaagagacacgcaccagccattggcatctccctgaacagcctatcaaaactggcccccccacacacgtttccgtggcaactgaccttattctttgttttattaccacatcaacccctgtctcacctaagtgtgacatggtccagacactgaactttggatgacagaggactgcagtctccaaatactcaaagcatttaattaagttaattaaatctttagttgccTGAATacatttgcctctatttgagtagttatgttgactgttgttgctatctgttgttgatattagtgctgaaaagaagttacttgtgcagtgtttttattttcagcaagacactccttcatctaatgtaatcaatgcttgttcataatactttcttacaaaatccctttagaaatgatgacaaagaaatgttttacgatactcttaatcgccagcttgaatttaaggatgaatcaacaaattctcccagttcctaaggagagacgatctttgatttaatccaagctttcctcatgtaacctgagctcccccaagtggacgaaataagtattacatgccctcatcggaaatgccgttaaatgtataaatatcctgaccaataatgtgacaattgtttcctgttaccaaatgcctagaacagtacaaccgttcaaccattgaggttcgattgtNNNNNNNNNNNNNNNNNNNNNNNNNNNNNNNNNNNNNNNNNNNNNNNNNNNNNNNNNNNNNNNNNNNNNNNNNNNNNNNNNNNNNNNNNNNNNNNNNNNNaagacagaggctgaaactcAGCAGATGATCCAGAAGAGACGACTGAAGATTCAGGAGATCAAACGCTCAGTGGAGCTCAGTAAGGaagatgcagacagagagatagcaggTGGTGTTCAGGTCTTCAGCGCTCTGAAGGAGTCTGTTGAGAGAAGCCAGGCCGAGCTCATCGACACGatcaaagagaagcagagagagacagagaaacaggctgaaggcttcatcaaagagctggaacaggaaatctctgagctgaagaagagaagctctgaggtggagcagctctcacgctctgaagacctcctccacctcctccaaagCCTCCCGTCCCTGAACGCTGCTCCACCCACCAAGGACTGGACAGAAGTCAGCGTCCGTCCACCTTCATATGAGGGGACTGTGAGGAGAGCTGTGAATCAGCTGGAGGAGACGCTCAGTAAACAGATGGAGAAGCTGCTTGAGCTGAAGAGGGTCCAGCAGTATGCAGTGGATGTGACACTCGATCCTGATACAGCACAGCCTTGGCTCATCCTGTCTGATGATGGAAAACAAGTAAACTGTGGTGATATAAAGAAGAATCTCCCAGACAATCCAGAGAGATTTGATACTTGTACCTGTGTCTTAGTAAAGCAGAGTTTCTCTTCAGGAAGATTTTACTACGAGGTTCAGGTTAAAGGGAAGACTGAGTGGGATTTAGGAGTGGCCAGAGAGTCGATCAACAGGAAGGGAGAAATCACTCTGAGTCCTCAGAATGGTTACTGGACGATATGGTTGAGgaatgaaaatgagcacaaaGCTCTTGCTGACCCTtcagtctgtttctctctgaagTCTCAGCCTGAGAAGGTGGGGGTGTTTGTGGATTATGAGGAGGGTCTGGTCTCCTTTTATGACGTTGATGCTGCAGCTCTTATCTACTCCTTTACTGGCTGCTGCTTCACTGAGAATCTCTACCCATACTTTAGTCCTTGTCCTAACAATGGTGGTAAAAACTCTGCCCCTCTGATCATCTCTCCTGTCAATCACACTGAGTAGAACAACCATTTGATTTTCTGCTAATGTACgttaaatgtttttcagattTGGACCAATGtattttttcccatttttttcaaatgatttTCTTTGATGTGTCAAGTTGCTACTTACAGTTCtgattaatttgatttaatgtcGTCTAATTTATTCTAATAACTGCATTACCCGCTTTCAACACTGTTAAATCACAAAACAATGTCCTCAGACATAAGAAGCATTTACACGTTTCTTAAATGTCTGGCTGCCAAATTCTAAGCTGATTATTGTCTGATCATTGTTTCTATAAGAAGTGTTGCATACTGGCACAAATTACTGAAGAgcagtttataaatgagacagaagtcttttctctttttctttttaaataaacaaaagcaaaataatgttttcattgtgtctgattaaaggggcattatggagttttcagcggccactagcggtgcggtttaaagattgcaaccaggcgtgtgcttgtacgcgtgctcgcttgaactcatgagcgagcgtAATCCCAAACACAaacgctttcatacagaaatcctgcaataaacgcagaagcACCAGCacgcaggctgtggcttttcactcagacatgttcaggctctgttacttcagcgttcccggctcagaggcagaaCAACATGTGCGGTGTCCTGAAGCAAGAGACATCATTAAGGGAAAAAAGATCATTTTGTACACAAAGGGGCATCTGCAAAATGTGGGAGAcaagagacagagcagctgctttagcagcagcatcagctgtTTCCATTTCCTTTTGACACTGGGTCGTTAGCACCTGTGTGGGCCTGACATTTGCATAGGGCAACAGAAGAAGGTAACAGTAATGCAGACAAAAGACTGATGATTAGAGTTCTGTGGGCAATAGGTTTACCTGTGGAAGTAAGAAACCCACGATTTCTCATAGCCGAACCATCtacaaagaaaacagagttaGCGTTAGGAAGGGGTGTGTCAAACAAAGCATCCCTTAGTTGTGACACCATCTCAACCACCTCCAGGCAGGCATGTGGCTCTCCATCTTCAGCTGTTGGGAGCAAAGTTGAAGGGTTAAGGACAGTGCAGCGCTTGAGGGTGACATGCGACATGGTTAGAAGGACATTTTGCCAATGCAATAATCGTGCAGGGGTTAGATGGGCGGTTGTTGCTTGCAAGATAAGGGAACGGACAGCATGCAGGACGTGCACAGTTAATGGACACATAGCAACGATGTCAGCCGTTGCCAACACTGCTTCAGTAGCAGCTGCTACAGCTCTTAAGCATGCTATCATTGCCCTTTCAGTAATGGACAATCGTTTTGAGTAGCAACCTATCGGTCGCTGTTTGTCACCATGTGATTGAGTGAGGACTGCTGACATAAAACCATTACATTCGGACACAAAACGATTGAAAGATTTAGTCGAGTCAGGAAGTCCTAGGCAAGGGGAACTAGACAGAGCTTGCTTTAAGTCAGTGAAAGCTTTTTCTGCCTCGGGGGTCCAAGTCAAAAAGTCAGTCATGGCCAGGTGTTTACCCCGTGTGTGATGTCGTAAAGGGGGTGGGAGATCTCCGCAAAATTTGTAATCCATGGACGGCTATAGcctgcaaaacataaaaaagacatCATCTGTTTTTTAGTTTGCGGTTTTGGAACATTCAGAATTGCCTGAATGCGTTCAGGGCCCAATTTGCGACCATCCGGAGTGATTATATGGCCAAGATAGCGCACCGACGTCGACACAAGTTGCAGCTTATCTTTTGAAACCATATGACCATTTTCTGCCAGAAAACAAAGAAGTGACACTGTGTCGTTTCTACAATCCTCCTGTGTAGGAGAACACACCAATATGTCATCAACATAAGTAAACAGTGTACTCCCGCACAGAGGACGCCAATGCGACGGGTTTTCAGCCGCAGTAAACAGGGTAGGGCTTGAGGCAAAACCCTGTGGCATTCGTGTCCAAGTATACCGCTTACCATTGCAAATTGTGAAAGCAAACCAGAATTGTGAGTCAGGATGTACAGGGATGCTGAAATATGCATTTGCTAAATCAATCACAGAGAACCAACAAGAATTTGATGGAACCTGCGACATTAGCGTTACCACATTAGGTTGGGGCCGGATGTTGAACAGCTTCCTTAATTGCCCTAAGATCTTGTACTGGTCTCCACCCCCCATTTGATTTCTTTACAGGCAGGATGGGTGGCTTAGAGACAACATATGGTGGCGGTAAATTCTGATACCATCTTTACCATTAACCCTGCCACTGATTTTGCTTCTCTCAAATGTGCTTCTTTTTCCCCATTTCTCAAAAGCTTGCCAAtcaatctttttcttttccattttctttgctttctctgtCAAAATAATTCTACATCTCTCTAAACAATCTGTACTGGAAAAATGCCTTCAGTTACATCATGCCAAAGTGGAACATCAACAACCACACCTTTTCCCTATTTCTCTACCATTATTTTAGCTGGACCTGAAAGAGTGTCAGgcaaataatttagttttttaccTGATTTGTTCCCCATGTCCTTCTACTGACTCAGACTCACTGaacaaatttgtttttacttgcaATGGGTTTTATCATTCACACACTCTGATCTTCCCATATGATGAAATGGTCAGATCttgtcaaacacacactaactctGGAGAAACTCTTTCAGGCACTTGCATGATGAGGATCTCATTTTCGTTTACAATTGTGTGCTAGACACTGAAATTAGTTTATCACAGAGTTTTCTATATTTATCATCTCATACACACAGATATTTACCTTCCTTAGTGGAACATAATGTTCGAAACAAACACTTTCACATCACATAAACtctttaaaactctgtttttctAAGATGTGTTATTTATAGTATAACAAAACTATGGCAATTGTGATCATACAAACACATGGCTATGGGCCAGAGGTTGACCCGCTGCACCAAGGAtagaattctttttttttttttaaaaatcactcaGGATTTTGGAAAATAGGCTGTTCCTTATCACTGGAAATGCCACCATTAAATAGCGTTACCTGCTAGTCTATATAAGCTCCTAGGTAGTTTATTGCTAGAGATGCTACCATAATGGGATTATGCACTTATCACTCCTGGcctgttgttttttctctgtttgtgttttttaaagttcCATTTTAATTCTAAACTCCCCCGAATAGACCCATTATCACCACCCCCGATGATTAACTATATTTATAGTTCTATAAACCCCAACTGGTTAAACTTTTTCCGGAATAGGTGTCTGACCCTACAGAACACCTGGCTACCACGAAGGTTTTACACTGAATTCTGATGAACATCTCCAACACATGTCCTATCAACCTAGGTTTTTTCCCCCAATTCAAAACATCGTACTCCCGTTTTTAAGTCGATTGGAGCGTCCAACCGGTCACCACCCGGTCCAAAGTCAGGCGGTTCCTCTCTCGTTTTGTGAGACGGACTTCCCTACCTGTAAATGTTGCCTGCGGTTTGACTCGGGCGTTGATCAGCTGGAACGTCCAATCCCATCCTCGTTGCCaaaatgtcagggaaaataattccttcccaaa
Proteins encoded:
- the LOC123961525 gene encoding E3 ubiquitin-protein ligase TRIM21-like, which encodes MRNRGRLACRLKGTGPEDTWPAVKRGQDLRTPGLQTEAETQQMIQKRRLKIQEIKRSVELSKEDADREIAGGVQVFSALKESVERSQAELIDTIKEKQRETEKQAEGFIKELEQEISELKKRSSEVEQLSRSEDLLHLLQSLPSLNAAPPTKDWTEVSVRPPSYEGTVRRAVNQLEETLSKQMEKLLELKRVQQYAVDVTLDPDTAQPWLILSDDGKQVNCGDIKKNLPDNPERFDTCTCVLVKQSFSSGRFYYEVQVKGKTEWDLGVARESINRKGEITLSPQNGYWTIWLRNENEHKALADPSVCFSLKSQPEKVGVFVDYEEGLVSFYDVDAAALIYSFTGCCFTENLYPYFSPCPNNGGKNSAPLIISPVNHTE